The following coding sequences are from one Pseudomonas oryzae window:
- a CDS encoding 1-phosphofructokinase family hexose kinase, which produces MTLIATLTMNPAMDLSTSTARVAPTSKLRCSLPRHDPGGGGINVARVVATLGGQVVAVYPAGGPFGDMLVRTLDELGLPQRRVPITGDTRESFTVDEGETGLQYRFVLPGPTLSALEQRACLDAIASLQPLPGYLVLSGSFPPGVTVSFFDEVVALAQRIGARLVLDCSGEALKYAAARGGIYLMKPSLSELASIAGHAIADEAGQEAAVRDLIERGVAEIVVLSLGGEGAVLGSQAGVQRFRACNVPVLSAVGAGDSMVGAIVLALANGEGLHSAVRYGIAAGCATIMRPGTELCRREDVERLFRES; this is translated from the coding sequence ATGACCCTGATCGCCACCCTGACCATGAATCCGGCAATGGACCTGTCGACCAGCACCGCGCGCGTCGCGCCGACCAGCAAGCTGCGCTGCAGCCTGCCGCGGCATGATCCGGGCGGCGGCGGCATCAATGTGGCGCGGGTGGTGGCCACCCTGGGCGGGCAGGTGGTGGCCGTGTATCCGGCCGGCGGCCCGTTCGGCGACATGCTGGTGCGCACCCTGGATGAACTGGGCCTGCCGCAGCGGCGCGTGCCGATCACCGGCGACACCCGCGAGAGCTTCACCGTCGACGAGGGCGAGACCGGCCTGCAGTACCGCTTCGTCCTGCCCGGGCCGACCCTCTCGGCGCTCGAGCAGCGCGCCTGCCTGGACGCCATCGCCAGCCTGCAGCCGTTGCCCGGCTATCTGGTGCTCAGCGGCAGCTTCCCGCCCGGGGTGACGGTGAGCTTCTTCGACGAGGTGGTGGCGCTGGCGCAACGCATCGGCGCGCGCCTGGTGCTGGACTGCTCGGGCGAGGCGCTCAAGTACGCCGCAGCGCGTGGCGGCATCTACCTGATGAAGCCGAGCCTCAGCGAACTGGCCAGCATCGCCGGCCACGCCATCGCCGACGAGGCGGGGCAGGAAGCCGCGGTGCGCGACCTGATCGAGCGCGGCGTGGCGGAGATCGTCGTGCTGTCCCTCGGCGGCGAGGGCGCGGTGCTCGGCAGCCAGGCCGGCGTGCAGCGCTTCCGCGCCTGCAACGTGCCGGTACTCAGCGCCGTCGGTGCCGGCGACAGTATGGTCGGCGCCATCGTCCTCGCCCTGGCCAACGGCGAGGGCCTGCACAGCGCGGTGCGCTACGGCATCGCCGCCGGCTGCGCGACCATCATGCGTCCCGGTACCGAACTGTGCCGGCGCGAGGATGTGGAACGGCTGTTCCGCGAGTCCTGA
- a CDS encoding Lnb N-terminal periplasmic domain-containing protein encodes MRKKSLGFVAATFLVLLGLAIVLVGAWGTLALSYRGPQDATLRNALVIAFAIASLAALIALAMPTWRWRALGSYLVLFVVMLVWWETIEPSNQRVWQRDVAALPYATINGDLVTVHNIRNFAYRSETDYTPAWYAKRFDLRKLQGVDLVAVYWMGPAIAHVFLSFDFGDNDHLAISIETRKEMGEDYSTLKGFFREYELYYVVADERDVIRLRTNYRHAPPEQVYIYRLQGDLENARRLFLEYLKRINGLREHPEFYNTLTTNCTTTIWMNTRVNPSHLPFDWKILASGYLPEYLYEQGRLASHGLPFAELQRRVHVNARAQAADAAADFSRRIRQQETPWPSEASGNQQAGSP; translated from the coding sequence ATGAGGAAAAAGTCACTCGGCTTTGTCGCGGCGACCTTTCTGGTGCTGCTGGGGCTGGCCATCGTCCTTGTCGGCGCCTGGGGGACGCTGGCCCTCAGTTACAGGGGGCCGCAGGATGCCACCCTGCGCAACGCCTTGGTCATCGCCTTCGCCATCGCATCGCTCGCCGCCCTCATCGCCCTGGCCATGCCGACCTGGCGCTGGCGCGCGCTGGGCAGCTACCTCGTCCTGTTCGTCGTCATGCTGGTCTGGTGGGAAACGATAGAGCCGTCCAACCAGCGGGTCTGGCAACGCGACGTGGCCGCCCTGCCCTACGCGACCATCAATGGCGACCTGGTCACGGTGCACAACATCCGCAACTTCGCCTACCGCAGCGAGACCGACTACACCCCGGCCTGGTACGCCAAGCGTTTCGACCTGCGCAAGCTGCAGGGCGTCGACCTGGTCGCCGTCTACTGGATGGGTCCGGCCATCGCCCACGTCTTCCTCAGCTTCGACTTCGGCGACAACGACCACCTAGCCATCTCCATCGAGACGCGCAAGGAAATGGGCGAAGACTACTCCACCCTCAAGGGCTTCTTCCGCGAGTACGAGCTCTACTACGTGGTCGCCGACGAGCGCGACGTGATCCGCCTGCGCACCAACTACCGCCACGCCCCGCCGGAGCAGGTCTATATCTACCGCCTGCAGGGCGACCTCGAGAATGCCCGGCGCCTGTTCCTCGAATACCTCAAGCGCATCAACGGGCTCCGCGAGCACCCGGAGTTCTACAACACCCTGACCACCAACTGCACCACCACGATCTGGATGAATACCCGGGTCAACCCGAGCCATCTGCCCTTCGACTGGAAGATCCTCGCCAGCGGCTACCTGCCGGAATACCTCTACGAGCAGGGCCGCCTGGCCAGCCATGGCCTGCCATTCGCCGAATTGCAGCGGCGCGTGCACGTCAACGCGCGCGCCCAGGCCGCCGATGCCGCCGCGGACTTTTCCCGGCGCATCCGGCAGCAGGAAACGCCGTGGCCGAGCGAGGCATCCGGCAACCAGCAGGCCGGCTCGCCCTGA
- a CDS encoding patatin-like phospholipase family protein — protein sequence MQMRDRISLIALGMALIAAPVALAAVADPAPSANGLKRPKICLVLSGGGARGAAHVGVIKVLEEYRVPVDCIAGTSMGALVGAAYSTGTSTAEMDTILKTISTELLFKEDPPRQERSMRRKEDDYSILFTPEVGLENGQVKFGKGIVTGVQLETVLRRLSKAKGHYQFDRLPIPYRAVATDLVTGKAVVFNQGELANVMRASMSVPGAVAPAEFDGMILVDGMLTSNLPVQTAREEMGADIIIAVNVGTPLLKREELSGIFGVSNQMLSILTEQNVQASLATLTPRDILISPDLGDFSTGDFDHLEKIAPIGEAAARQVADRLAGLSLPPAEYAALRQGQTIAVVPDLRPVDEVRFDNLRRVNPKTAQAAMDTRPGEKIDQDTLDSDMRRIYGTGDFEHVNYRFVEEPGKRILAVDAVEKTWGPNYVRFGLGLSSDFSGDAFFNILGSYRKTWLNDRGAEWRTDVQLGHTSGLYTEFYQPFKADSPFFVAPHAAIERRTTDLYRDDDRVASYEMTSMLGGVDVGSQFSRYGEFRLGAVGGRLKPQLDTGPESLSPGESRITQGALRAQLKLDQLDSVHFPRSGWRAGAFVFDSQDSLGADDDYTRWDADANAVYSFGNHTLNFAVKVGDKAGSSPLPRYDQFQWGGFLTGSGYATGQLLGEQLKFGRLMYYHRILEGSIFEGAYSGFSLEASQIGNPLVPGNTEDWLKSASVFIAADSPLGPVYLGYGRAEDGNDSFYFYLGKPF from the coding sequence ATGCAAATGCGTGATCGGATCAGCCTCATCGCCCTGGGCATGGCGCTGATCGCCGCGCCAGTCGCGCTGGCCGCAGTGGCCGACCCAGCCCCGTCCGCGAACGGCCTCAAGCGGCCGAAGATCTGCCTGGTGCTCTCCGGCGGCGGCGCGCGCGGCGCGGCGCACGTCGGCGTGATCAAGGTGCTCGAGGAATACCGCGTGCCGGTCGACTGCATCGCCGGCACCAGCATGGGCGCGCTGGTCGGCGCTGCCTACTCGACCGGCACCTCCACAGCGGAGATGGACACCATCCTCAAGACCATCTCCACCGAGCTGCTGTTCAAGGAGGACCCGCCGCGCCAGGAGCGCTCGATGCGGCGCAAGGAGGACGACTACAGCATCCTGTTCACCCCCGAGGTCGGCCTGGAGAACGGTCAGGTCAAGTTCGGCAAGGGCATCGTCACCGGCGTGCAACTGGAAACCGTGCTGCGCCGGCTGTCCAAGGCCAAGGGGCACTACCAGTTCGACCGGCTGCCGATTCCCTACCGGGCCGTGGCCACCGACCTGGTGACCGGCAAGGCGGTGGTGTTCAACCAGGGCGAACTGGCCAACGTGATGCGCGCCAGCATGTCGGTGCCCGGCGCAGTGGCGCCGGCGGAGTTCGACGGCATGATCCTGGTCGACGGCATGTTGACCAGCAACCTGCCGGTGCAGACGGCGCGCGAGGAGATGGGCGCCGACATCATCATCGCCGTGAACGTGGGCACCCCGCTGCTCAAGCGCGAGGAGCTGAGCGGCATCTTCGGCGTGTCCAACCAGATGCTCAGCATACTCACCGAGCAGAACGTGCAGGCCTCGCTGGCCACCCTGACGCCCAGGGACATCCTCATCTCCCCGGATCTGGGCGACTTCTCCACCGGCGACTTCGACCATCTGGAGAAGATCGCGCCGATCGGCGAGGCGGCGGCGCGCCAGGTCGCCGACCGCCTGGCCGGGCTGTCCCTGCCGCCCGCCGAGTACGCTGCGCTGCGCCAGGGCCAGACGATCGCGGTGGTTCCCGACCTGCGGCCGGTCGACGAGGTACGCTTCGACAACCTCAGGCGCGTCAATCCGAAGACCGCCCAGGCAGCCATGGACACCCGGCCGGGCGAGAAGATCGACCAGGACACCCTCGACAGCGACATGCGCCGGATCTACGGCACCGGCGACTTCGAACACGTCAACTACCGCTTCGTCGAGGAGCCCGGCAAGCGCATCCTCGCCGTGGATGCCGTGGAGAAGACCTGGGGCCCCAACTACGTGCGTTTCGGCCTCGGCCTGTCCAGCGACTTCAGTGGCGACGCCTTCTTCAACATCCTCGGCAGCTACCGCAAGACCTGGCTGAACGACCGCGGCGCCGAGTGGCGCACCGACGTGCAGCTCGGCCACACCAGCGGCCTGTACACCGAGTTCTATCAGCCGTTCAAGGCCGACAGTCCCTTCTTCGTCGCCCCCCATGCCGCCATCGAGCGGCGCACCACCGACCTCTACCGCGACGACGATCGCGTGGCCAGCTACGAGATGACCTCCATGCTCGGCGGCGTGGATGTGGGCAGCCAGTTCAGCCGCTACGGCGAATTCCGCCTCGGCGCGGTCGGCGGGCGCCTCAAGCCGCAACTGGATACCGGCCCGGAAAGCCTCTCGCCTGGCGAATCGCGCATCACCCAGGGGGCCTTGCGTGCCCAGCTCAAGCTCGACCAGCTCGACAGCGTGCACTTCCCCCGCTCGGGCTGGCGCGCCGGCGCCTTCGTCTTCGACTCCCAGGACTCGCTCGGCGCCGATGACGACTACACCAGGTGGGACGCCGACGCCAATGCGGTCTACTCGTTCGGCAACCACACCCTGAACTTCGCCGTGAAGGTCGGCGACAAGGCCGGCAGCAGTCCCTTGCCGCGCTACGACCAGTTCCAGTGGGGCGGCTTCCTGACCGGCTCGGGCTACGCCACCGGCCAGTTGCTCGGCGAGCAACTGAAGTTCGGCCGGCTCATGTACTACCACCGCATCCTCGAGGGCAGCATCTTCGAAGGCGCCTACAGCGGCTTTTCCCTCGAAGCCAGCCAGATCGGCAACCCGCTGGTACCCGGCAACACCGAGGACTGGCTGAAATCCGCCAGCGTCTTCATCGCCGCCGACAGCCCGCTCGGCCCGGTCTATCTGGGCTATGGCCGGGCCGAGGACGGTAACGACAGCTTCTATTTCTATCTGGGCAAACCCTTCTAG
- a CDS encoding DUF2252 domain-containing protein: MAGKKSSSGKTRKHHADHLSEPVPVFHSREECIAAGRALREKLPRAEHAAWKPPAKGRDPIAILEKSNKDRLQELVPIRYGRMLRSPFTFLRGSAGLMAHDLATTPSTGIYVQACGDCHLLNFGFFATPERNLVFDINDFDESLPAPWEWDVKRLAASFVVAGRDNRQSDGEARDAALECVRAYRENLREYSKMSPLEVWYSRLDMDTLIEMAPDDKARKLRQQLADKAHERVDENIFPKIVTQVAGLHRLQDQPPILFHVHEKDFEERVQSALSDYRLSLPDERRTLLDRYRLHDFAMKVVGIGSVGTRCFVGLFFSAENHPLLLQFKEACPSVLEPYAGKSRYQHQGQRVVNGQRLLQSSSDIFLGWAHGRKGHDFYVRQLRDMKFSLPVEGLTGVQLKRYAEVCGLTLARAHAKAGDAATISGYLGKADNFDEAIGDFAVAYADQTEQDHAALVEAVGSGRLEALVED, encoded by the coding sequence ATGGCAGGCAAGAAAAGCTCATCCGGCAAGACCCGCAAGCACCATGCAGATCATCTCAGCGAGCCGGTACCGGTGTTCCACTCCCGCGAGGAGTGCATCGCCGCCGGCCGCGCCCTGCGCGAGAAGCTCCCGCGCGCCGAGCATGCCGCCTGGAAACCGCCGGCCAAGGGCCGCGACCCCATCGCCATCCTCGAGAAATCCAACAAGGATCGCCTGCAGGAGCTGGTGCCGATCCGCTACGGACGCATGCTGCGCAGCCCCTTCACCTTCCTGCGCGGCTCGGCCGGCCTGATGGCCCACGATCTGGCCACCACCCCCAGCACCGGCATCTACGTGCAAGCCTGCGGCGACTGCCACCTGCTCAACTTCGGCTTCTTCGCCACGCCGGAGCGCAATCTGGTGTTCGACATCAACGACTTCGACGAGAGCCTGCCGGCGCCCTGGGAATGGGACGTCAAGCGCCTGGCCGCCAGCTTCGTGGTCGCCGGTCGCGACAATCGCCAGTCGGATGGCGAGGCCCGCGATGCCGCGTTGGAGTGCGTGCGCGCCTACCGGGAAAACCTGCGCGAATACTCGAAGATGAGCCCGCTGGAGGTGTGGTACTCGCGCCTGGATATGGACACCCTCATCGAGATGGCCCCCGACGACAAGGCCCGCAAGCTGCGCCAGCAGCTGGCCGACAAGGCCCATGAGCGGGTCGACGAAAACATCTTCCCCAAGATCGTCACCCAGGTGGCCGGCCTGCACCGTCTGCAAGACCAGCCACCGATCCTCTTCCACGTGCATGAAAAGGACTTCGAGGAGCGCGTGCAGAGTGCGCTCAGCGACTACCGGCTGTCGCTGCCGGATGAACGCCGTACCCTGCTCGACCGTTATCGCCTGCACGACTTCGCCATGAAGGTGGTCGGCATCGGCAGCGTCGGCACCCGCTGCTTCGTCGGCCTGTTCTTCTCCGCGGAGAACCATCCCCTGCTGCTGCAGTTCAAGGAAGCCTGCCCCTCGGTGCTCGAACCCTATGCCGGCAAGAGCCGCTACCAGCATCAGGGCCAGCGCGTGGTGAACGGCCAGCGGCTCCTGCAGTCGTCGAGCGACATCTTCCTCGGCTGGGCACACGGCAGGAAGGGGCACGACTTCTACGTACGCCAGCTGCGCGACATGAAGTTCTCCCTGCCGGTCGAGGGACTCACCGGAGTGCAGCTCAAACGCTACGCCGAGGTGTGCGGTCTGACCCTGGCCCGCGCCCATGCCAAGGCCGGGGACGCCGCCACCATCAGCGGCTACCTGGGCAAGGCGGACAACTTCGACGAAGCCATCGGCGACTTCGCCGTGGCCTATGCGGACCAGACGGAGCAGGATCACGCCGCCCTGGTGGAGGCGGTCGGCTCGGGACGGCTGGAAGCACTGGTCGAGGACTAG
- a CDS encoding ArsB/NhaD family transporter has translation MTDLQIYLTLAVFSAVILAIAFDVIDMAVAALLGVGVLLAAGILTDNDLIAALRMAGGPLSLLFGGMVVARVLASTGLFERVGGLYLRATGGSGRRFLILLVLLVAPVCAFLPNATTVILLAPVIIGVARALKVDFVGPMVVTAIVSNAAGMLTLVGDPATFLVGSSIGMSFVQYLRTVSLAGLLAVLVVIPLLPLLMPAVWQARIELPPPAPAIPLQRPWFALLALAVLALMVLLFLFGEQLPVRIVPPSVAIIAAGLALLIVYAVQVEPVEAVLRDIDWKTLVFLGAIFCLVQAFTQTGLLQGLALKLHEWFGTQFALVALALLAGIGLLSSLLANIPVVAAALVMTKGYLVAAEVVPEIALGAGFTDWPAASLPVFIALMFGATLGGNATLIGASSNIVTVGICAAQGEKISFVRFSRFGVPITLVQLGVSALYVIGLFWLAR, from the coding sequence ATGACCGATCTGCAGATCTATCTGACCCTGGCGGTGTTCTCGGCGGTCATTCTGGCGATCGCCTTCGACGTGATCGACATGGCGGTCGCGGCGCTGCTGGGCGTAGGGGTGCTGCTGGCGGCCGGCATCCTCACCGACAACGACCTGATCGCGGCTCTGCGCATGGCGGGCGGGCCGCTCTCGTTGCTGTTCGGCGGCATGGTGGTGGCGCGCGTGCTGGCCAGCACCGGGCTGTTCGAGCGGGTCGGCGGTTTGTATCTGCGCGCCACCGGCGGCAGCGGCCGGCGCTTCCTGATCCTGCTGGTGCTGCTGGTCGCGCCGGTCTGCGCCTTCCTGCCCAACGCCACCACGGTGATCCTGCTTGCCCCGGTGATCATCGGCGTCGCCCGCGCGCTGAAGGTGGATTTCGTCGGCCCCATGGTGGTGACGGCCATCGTCAGCAACGCCGCCGGCATGCTGACCCTGGTGGGCGATCCGGCGACCTTCCTGGTCGGCAGTTCGATCGGTATGAGCTTCGTCCAGTACCTGCGCACGGTCAGCCTCGCCGGCCTGCTGGCCGTGCTGGTGGTCATTCCGCTGCTGCCGCTGCTGATGCCCGCGGTCTGGCAGGCGCGCATCGAGCTGCCGCCACCGGCGCCGGCGATACCGCTGCAACGGCCCTGGTTCGCCTTGCTGGCGCTGGCCGTGTTGGCCCTGATGGTGCTGCTGTTCCTGTTCGGCGAGCAGTTGCCGGTGCGCATCGTGCCGCCCTCGGTGGCGATCATCGCCGCCGGACTGGCGCTGCTGATCGTCTATGCGGTGCAGGTCGAGCCGGTCGAGGCGGTGCTGCGTGACATCGACTGGAAGACCCTGGTGTTCCTCGGCGCGATCTTCTGCCTGGTCCAGGCGTTCACCCAGACCGGGCTGCTGCAGGGCCTGGCGCTCAAGCTGCACGAGTGGTTCGGCACGCAGTTCGCGCTGGTGGCGCTGGCGCTGCTGGCCGGCATCGGCCTGTTGTCCAGCCTGCTCGCCAACATTCCGGTGGTGGCCGCCGCGCTGGTGATGACCAAGGGCTATCTGGTGGCCGCCGAGGTGGTGCCGGAGATCGCCCTGGGGGCGGGCTTCACCGACTGGCCGGCTGCCAGCCTGCCGGTGTTCATCGCCCTGATGTTCGGCGCCACCCTCGGCGGCAACGCCACGCTGATCGGCGCATCGTCGAACATCGTCACCGTCGGCATCTGCGCCGCGCAGGGCGAGAAGATCAGTTTCGTGCGCTTCTCGCGCTTCGGAGTGCCGATCACCCTGGTGCAGCTAGGCGTGTCGGCGCTGTACGTGATCGGGCTGTTCTGGCTGGCGCGTTGA
- a CDS encoding amino acid ABC transporter substrate-binding protein, whose translation MSLRWHLLLGIPLLCSAWLGAPAQADEVMDGIRARGELRCGVSEGIPGFSEQDAAGRWRGIDADFCRAVAAALLGDAEKVAFVPLRASTRFPALMARRIDLLARNTSWTLTREALLQVQFPAVLFYDGQAFMVARSSGIGRLADLREASVCVVKGTTHEGNLADYARIHGLAWQPLVIDSSLAVAEAFYAGRCQAWTADAAQLAAMRLRAPGGAQDFVILPERISKEPLGPVVRGDDPQWTRLVRWVLYVLVLAEEHGLTQANVESKVREFGGPTGSLLNGQDVRLAQAMGAQPDWAIRAVRAVGNYGELYERNLGAASPLHIERGLNRLWSDGGLMYAPPID comes from the coding sequence ATGTCGCTGAGATGGCATCTCCTGCTGGGGATTCCTCTGTTGTGTTCCGCCTGGCTGGGCGCGCCCGCCCAGGCCGACGAAGTCATGGATGGTATCAGGGCGCGGGGCGAGCTGCGCTGTGGCGTGAGCGAGGGCATCCCCGGCTTTTCCGAGCAGGATGCCGCGGGCCGCTGGCGTGGCATCGACGCGGATTTCTGCCGCGCGGTGGCCGCGGCGCTGCTGGGGGATGCCGAGAAGGTGGCGTTCGTGCCGCTGCGGGCCTCCACCCGCTTTCCCGCGCTGATGGCACGGCGGATCGACCTGCTGGCACGCAACACCAGCTGGACGCTGACCCGCGAGGCGCTGCTGCAGGTGCAGTTCCCCGCCGTGCTGTTCTACGACGGCCAGGCGTTCATGGTGGCCAGGTCCTCCGGCATCGGCCGGCTGGCCGACCTGCGCGAGGCCAGCGTCTGTGTGGTCAAGGGCACCACCCATGAAGGCAATCTGGCCGACTACGCCCGTATCCATGGCCTGGCCTGGCAACCGCTGGTGATCGACTCGTCGCTCGCCGTGGCGGAGGCCTTCTACGCCGGGCGCTGCCAGGCCTGGACCGCGGATGCCGCGCAACTGGCCGCCATGCGTCTGCGCGCTCCGGGAGGTGCGCAGGACTTCGTCATCCTGCCGGAGCGCATTTCCAAGGAACCGCTGGGCCCGGTGGTGCGGGGCGATGATCCGCAATGGACCCGCCTGGTGCGCTGGGTGCTGTATGTCCTGGTGCTGGCCGAGGAGCATGGCCTGACCCAGGCCAATGTCGAAAGCAAGGTCCGCGAGTTCGGTGGCCCGACCGGGAGCCTGCTGAACGGGCAGGACGTCCGGCTGGCGCAGGCCATGGGTGCGCAGCCCGATTGGGCGATACGGGCAGTGCGCGCCGTGGGCAACTATGGCGAGCTGTACGAGCGCAATCTCGGTGCGGCCAGCCCGCTGCACATCGAGCGCGGGCTGAATCGGCTATGGAGCGACGGCGGGCTGATGTACGCCCCGCCGATCGACTGA
- a CDS encoding efflux transporter outer membrane subunit, whose protein sequence is MKGFARRPLAAAMLLSGLLLATGCMVGPDYQRPPLDLPATWKEPAPTDASFANLDWWELFADDRLDALIREALANNRDLGVAVARIEEAAALLRIERANQYPFLDAEVGAGRSSQSRNILPTAETESSYFFNGAASFEVDLWGKLRRSTEAARAELLGTESSARNVTISLISTVANTYFQLLDLDDRLRISVRTQKSREDALAIIKARYAKGTVPELDVNQAEIEAADAQASVAAFERAVRQTENALSVLVGSRPRDIERGAELAQQHMPVEVPAGLPLTLLERRPDILAAEQQLAAETARIGVARAQRLPSLSLTASFGYASRDLSDLVEGDSENWSVLGNIFAPIFNAGQLKSIEEAQRQRAEQARLRYEQAVLDGLRDVDDSLTALRTSQAEHIARQRQLEAARTAARLSRARYDGGLVSYLEVLDSERSLFQAELLESQTRRQQLGAVVTLYRALGGGWSPSDDQ, encoded by the coding sequence ATGAAGGGATTCGCCAGAAGGCCGCTGGCAGCGGCCATGCTGTTGAGCGGGCTGCTGCTTGCCACAGGTTGCATGGTCGGCCCGGATTACCAGCGCCCGCCGCTCGACCTGCCGGCGACCTGGAAGGAGCCGGCGCCGACCGATGCGTCGTTCGCCAATCTCGACTGGTGGGAGCTGTTCGCCGACGACCGGCTCGATGCGCTGATCCGCGAAGCGCTGGCCAACAACCGCGACCTCGGCGTGGCCGTGGCGCGCATCGAGGAGGCGGCGGCGCTCCTGCGCATCGAGCGGGCCAACCAGTACCCGTTCCTCGATGCCGAGGTCGGGGCCGGACGCTCGTCGCAGAGTCGCAACATCCTGCCGACCGCCGAGACCGAGAGCAGCTACTTCTTCAACGGTGCTGCCTCCTTCGAAGTGGACCTGTGGGGCAAGCTGCGCCGCTCCACCGAGGCGGCACGGGCGGAGCTGCTCGGCACCGAGTCCAGTGCGCGCAATGTGACCATCTCGCTGATCTCCACGGTGGCCAATACCTACTTCCAGTTGCTCGACCTCGACGACCGCCTGCGCATCTCGGTGCGCACGCAGAAGTCGCGCGAGGACGCCCTGGCCATCATCAAGGCCCGCTATGCCAAGGGCACGGTGCCGGAGCTCGACGTCAACCAGGCCGAGATCGAGGCTGCCGACGCCCAGGCTTCGGTGGCCGCCTTCGAGCGTGCGGTGCGCCAGACCGAGAACGCGCTGAGCGTGCTGGTCGGCTCGCGCCCGCGGGACATCGAGCGCGGTGCCGAACTGGCGCAGCAGCACATGCCGGTCGAGGTGCCGGCCGGCCTGCCGCTGACCTTGCTGGAGCGGCGACCGGACATCCTGGCCGCCGAGCAGCAGCTGGCCGCCGAGACGGCCCGCATCGGCGTGGCCCGGGCCCAGCGCCTGCCGTCGCTCTCGCTGACGGCGAGCTTCGGCTACGCCAGCCGCGATCTGAGCGATCTGGTCGAAGGCGACAGCGAGAACTGGAGCGTCCTCGGCAACATCTTTGCGCCGATCTTCAACGCCGGGCAGCTCAAGTCGATCGAAGAAGCGCAGCGCCAGCGCGCCGAGCAGGCTCGGCTGCGGTATGAGCAGGCGGTGCTCGACGGTCTGCGTGACGTGGACGACTCGCTGACCGCCCTGCGCACCTCGCAGGCCGAGCACATCGCCCGGCAGCGCCAGCTGGAGGCCGCGCGCACCGCGGCGCGCCTGTCGCGCGCGCGCTACGACGGCGGCCTGGTGAGCTACCTCGAGGTGCTCGATTCGGAACGCAGCCTGTTCCAGGCGGAGCTGCTCGAGTCGCAGACCCGTCGGCAGCAGTTGGGCGCGGTGGTGACCCTGTACCGGGCACTGGGCGGAGGCTGGTCACCGTCCGACGACCAGTGA